In Papaver somniferum cultivar HN1 unplaced genomic scaffold, ASM357369v1 unplaced-scaffold_114, whole genome shotgun sequence, a genomic segment contains:
- the LOC113328822 gene encoding luminal-binding protein 4-like, translating to MRTVFDIKRLIRRRFDDKEVHRDMKLLPYKIVNKEGKPYVEVKLKDGETKVFSPEEISVMILTKMKETAEAFLECCHYCSWND from the exons ATGAGAACTGTCTTTGATATCAAGAGACTTATCAGAAGAAG GTTTGATGATAAAGAGGTACATAGAGATATGAAACTCTTACCATACAAGATTGTCAACAAGGAAGGAAAGCCATATGTTGAGGTTAAACTTAAGGATGGGGAGACTAAGGTTTTCAGTCCTGAGGAAATTAGTGTTATGATTCTGACCAAGATGAAGGAAACCGCTGAAGCATTCTTAGAATGCTGTCATTACTGCTCCTGGAATGATTAA